CCGATAAGGAAGCCCAGCGCGAGGCTGATCTCATCGAGGGCGACATCGACCGCGTCACCCGTTTCGTGACCAACTTTGCCTACGGCGTCGCGCATATCTTGCTCGTGCAGCCAGAGATCGAAGACGCGAATCCGCATAAACCTGCTCAGCGTCCCCTCGCCAATGGGGGTCCACGACGGCGCATGCCACTGCCCGTCGGTCATCGCCTCCATGGCCGCCGTACGCCGCTCGACGATGTCACGCCAGCGCTCGCGCATCTGCTGCGGTGAGTCGCCGGCGAATGAGTCGACCCACGCCTCATTGCGCGCGGCGATGTCGTTGTGCACATGCGGCCGGTCGTGGGCGTCCGGCACCTCACCGGCCGGAGGCTTCTCGCCGAGCAGCGTGAGCTCGGTGCCCATCAGGTGCGAGATGACCGCCTGCACGTCCCAGGCCGGCAGCGCGGTCGGGCGGCGCCAGTCGTCGTCGCTGAGTGAGTCGATCAGCTCGGTGAGGGCGGCGTACTCCTCAAGGTACGCCGGAAGCACGCGGGCCTTGTCCAGCGCAGGATCATCGCTCACGGTGAGTCCTCCTTCGATTTCCCTGCGGTATCGGCAAACTCCACGATCTTGCCGCGGTTGATGCTCACCCAGTCGC
The nucleotide sequence above comes from Epidermidibacterium keratini. Encoded proteins:
- a CDS encoding maleylpyruvate isomerase family mycothiol-dependent enzyme, producing MSDDPALDKARVLPAYLEEYAALTELIDSLSDDDWRRPTALPAWDVQAVISHLMGTELTLLGEKPPAGEVPDAHDRPHVHNDIAARNEAWVDSFAGDSPQQMRERWRDIVERRTAAMEAMTDGQWHAPSWTPIGEGTLSRFMRIRVFDLWLHEQDMRDAVGKVGHETGDAVDVALDEISLALGFLIGRKAGAPDGSSVTITLPDTGRTFHIVVAGRAAVVDQIDGEPTTVVRMPTSAFTRLAGGRGEVEPLLRDVLIAGDRELGERVARNLAFTI